GCATTTTGTGTTGGAGCAGGAAGTCCATACAAGGACGAGACAGGCAATTGCAATAATACTCCATCCGTTATACGATCAAAATAGTCCACCACAATACCCAGATTATTTTTGAAATTCAGATCAAAACCAATATTGGTACTTTGGGTAGCTTCCCACGCCAAAACCGGATTCGCTGAATTAACAATTGCTCCTCCCGGGCTCGTAACTCCTCCTAAGGGATAATTATATCCGGGGCTTATCACAAAAATACCGGGGTAGTAAGAGTCATTGGTAGGATAGTTATTGTCTGTTGTTGCGGCAAGCTGTTGATTACCCAGTTTCCCCCATCCCCCTCTTAGTTTAAATTCAGATATTGAATTCGCTAAACTGGAATTGGTAAAAAATTCTTCCTGTGAAATTCTCCATCCTGCCGAGAAAGAAGGGAATGTGCTCCATCTGTTTGAACCTAAAAAACGGGAAGTACCATCATGCCGTACATTTGCTTCCAACAGATATTTGTCAGCAAATACATAATTCAAACGACCAAACCAGGATCTTAATATTAACTTTTTAGCCCCGCCTTCTGCCTTTTGGCCATCAACATCTCCTAAATTTATTTCAGATAGATCATTATTTAAAAAATTCTGTCTGTAGGAACTGGAATAATCTGCTTTAAATGTCTCATCCATAAAACCTCCTAAAACATTCAGCTGATGTTGTCCAATCTTTTTATCATAGGTCAGTAAGGACTGAAATGTTAAGCGCTCGGATTGAAAGTTATAGACAGTTAAATTATTTGGGCCCTGCTTACTTGTTGGAGCTCCGGTGTTATTATCATAGTATTGAATATCCTTTACAAATTTTGAAGAAAGATTATCAATCGGCTGAAATCCAACTACCTGTTTGAATTTTAACCCGTCCATGATCTTGAATTCTCCTGAGAAATTCACTTGAGTGTGTTTGTTGATCATCTTATCAACAGATCCCATATCCAACCATGCGATCGGGTTTCCATCTCCATAATAACCATAGTACCCATTTGAATATTTATAAGGAATAAAAGAAGGAATACGATTTGACTGCCTGAATATCTGCGCCATATCTCCCGTGTAAGGATTCACTGGCTCATCAATCCGTTGATAATTGTAAGCCAGACCCAAATCCAGATTCAGTCGTTCTGAAACCTTAGCCCCAATATTAGTCCGCAGATTATAGCGATCTGATGCAGCAATTTTGATCACTCCTTTCTGTCCCAGATAACCCGCGGATGCCATATACTTGACATCATCTGTTCCACCGGTAACCTGTAAGTTATGAGACTGCTGAAATCCGGAACCCTGATATAGCAAATCAAGCCAATCCGTATTAGGGTATTTATCAGGATCTGAACCGCTTTTAAATCCCTGAAGATCGGCTTCTGAAAAACGAATCGCTTTACCTTCATTGCTCAAAGCCTCATTCAAGATAACGGCATGATCATATGAATCCATATAATCAGGCAATCTGGTTGGATCCTGTATACCTGCATATCCTGTATAATTCAGTTGAGGCTTGCCATTTCCTCCTTTTTTTGTTGTGATTAAAATAACACCATTAGCAGCCTTTGAACCATAAATAGCAGCACTTGGACCATCTTTCAGCACAGATATATTTTCTATATCATTAGGATTGATATTATTCATAGAACTCTCGATTCCGTCTACGATTACCAAAGGATTCGCATTATTAATGG
The Sphingobacterium spiritivorum genome window above contains:
- a CDS encoding SusC/RagA family TonB-linked outer membrane protein, with product MIKKFSIKAPFKPIFLSLLLTGTGSSALIVKAGSMGEINYSYARHLQQGIRGKVTDGTNPVSGVTVIVKGSAKATSTDASGNFSIDAKVGDVLTFSSVGYEPQEVNVVGTTVSVQLVSENEALEEVVVVGFAKQKKVNLTGAVQAISSKDLEDRPVTNVSSAIQGKFAGVTISQNSGQPGKDNGTIRIRGLGTINNANPLVIVDGIESSMNNINPNDIENISVLKDGPSAAIYGSKAANGVILITTKKGGNGKPQLNYTGYAGIQDPTRLPDYMDSYDHAVILNEALSNEGKAIRFSEADLQGFKSGSDPDKYPNTDWLDLLYQGSGFQQSHNLQVTGGTDDVKYMASAGYLGQKGVIKIAASDRYNLRTNIGAKVSERLNLDLGLAYNYQRIDEPVNPYTGDMAQIFRQSNRIPSFIPYKYSNGYYGYYGDGNPIAWLDMGSVDKMINKHTQVNFSGEFKIMDGLKFKQVVGFQPIDNLSSKFVKDIQYYDNNTGAPTSKQGPNNLTVYNFQSERLTFQSLLTYDKKIGQHQLNVLGGFMDETFKADYSSSYRQNFLNNDLSEINLGDVDGQKAEGGAKKLILRSWFGRLNYVFADKYLLEANVRHDGTSRFLGSNRWSTFPSFSAGWRISQEEFFTNSSLANSISEFKLRGGWGKLGNQQLAATTDNNYPTNDSYYPGIFVISPGYNYPLGGVTSPGGAIVNSANPVLAWEATQSTNIGFDLNFKNNLGIVVDYFDRITDGVLLQLPVSSLYGLPAPTQNAGKVQNNGIEVQLNYQGRAGELKYSFAVNGSYINNQIKQWKNTAAEPNGTFYVYQQGSPIRSFYGYETMGIYRTDEEYKNSGVKGVNNNVGAGDLIYKDQNGDGKIDGNDRVYLGSPDPKYIFGLTSNLSYKNFDLSVFFQGAAKVQGYLWGEAIGSISGSDKPTDIYADRFNASTNPNGSMPRALTSWTQNSPSSTPSDFWIQNASYLRLKNITVGYTIPKSFVNKIGIKGAKIYYSGQNLLTFTGFAKGFDPETPADSRGNFYPQVKTNVFGLNVNF